A portion of the Trachemys scripta elegans isolate TJP31775 chromosome 11, CAS_Tse_1.0, whole genome shotgun sequence genome contains these proteins:
- the LOC117885172 gene encoding general transcription factor II-I repeat domain-containing protein 2A-like: MAKRKIDSENRGFQSRWENEYMFTEIAGKPVCLLCGSNIAVMKEYNLRRHYETKHENKFKNLSAGQKLQKVEELKKNLTSQQTFFTKAKSQSEAAVKASFIVAEEIAKSGRPFTEGEFVKNCMMKVCDVLCPDKTRAFANVSLSRNTVANRVCEMATDLKTQLIERAKDFVAYSLAVDETTDATDTAQLAIFIRGVDSNLCVTEEILDIKSMHGTTKGEDIFGNVFQSVTDMKLPWEKLVGLTTDGAPAMCGEKNGLVGRMRSKMREENCAGELTVYHCIIHQESLSAKVLKMDHVMNTVTQTVNFIRAHGLNHRQFQSFLREIDSEFGDMPYHTEVRWLSRGKVLKRHFELREEICQFMDSKGKDCTVLRDEKWKCELAFLADITSHLSALNLQLQGREHIITDMHDAVKAFQVKLRLWETQMHQCNLSHFPCCQVIRNQESATVFPNATFAEKLSALRTEFARRFSDFEAQKSNFELLRNPFAVDVETAPVEMQMELIELQCNGTLKAKYDTAGPAQFTRFIPEAMPQLRQHAARILSMFGSTYLCEQLFSVMKINKTSHRSRLTDEHLQSILRIFTTQNLTPNINELLQRKDSKYQALTK, translated from the coding sequence ATGGCCAAGAGAAAAATTGATTCTGAAAACCGAGGCTTTCAAAGCCGGTGGGAGAATGAGTATATGTTTACTGAAATTGCAGGTAAACCAGTGTGTCTCCTTTGCGGGAGTAATATCGCTGTAATGAAGGAGTATAACCTAAGACGGCACTACGAGACGAAACATGAGAACAAATTCAAAAACCTGAGCGCAGGACAGAAGCTACAAAAGGTAGAGGAGTTGAAGAAGAATTTGACATCCCAGCAGACGTTTTTCACCAAAGCAAAATCACAAAGTGAAGCTGCTGTGAAAGCAAGTTTCATTGTGGCCGAAGAGATCGCCAAATCAGGACGGCCGTTTACCGAGGGGGAATTCGTAAAGAATTGTATGATGAAAGTGTGCGACGTCCTTTGTCCAGATAAAACGCGAGCGTTTGCAAATGTAAGCCTCAGCAGAAACACTGTTGCTAATCGGGTTTGTGAGATGGCGACTGATTTGAAAACACAGTTGATTGAAAGAGCAAAAGATTTTGTTGCATACTCCCTTGCCGTGGATGAAACTACTGACGCGACTGACACTGCACAGCTGGCGATATTTATCCGTGGTGTGGATTCCAATTTGTGCGTAACAGAGGAAATACTGGACATTAAATCGATGCACGGGACAACGAAAGGAGAAGAcatctttggaaatgtatttcaaagtgtAACCGACATGAAACTGCCGTGGGAAAAACTCGTTGGACTTACAACAGATGGCGCACCTGCTatgtgtggtgaaaaaaatggaCTGGTGGGAAGGATGCGCTCAAAGATGCGGGAGGAGAACTGTGCCGGTGAGTTGACAGTGTATCACTGCATCATACACCAGGAATCGCTGAGTGCTAAAGTCCTaaaaatggatcatgtgatgaacACTGTAACACAAACCGTCAACTTTATCAGAGCCCACGGTTTAAATCACCGCCAATTCCAGTCTTTTCTGCGGGAAATAGATAGCGAGTTTGGCGATATGCCATATCATACGGAGGTCCGGTGGCTAAGTCGGGGAAAAGTTCTCAAAAGACACTTTGAGCTGCGAGAGGAAATCTGCCAGTTCATGGACAGTAAGGGGAAAGACTGCACAGTTCTGCGGGATGAAAAGTGGAAATGTGAGTTGGCGTTCCTGGCTGACATAACGTCGCATCTTAGCGCTTTAAACCTTCAACTCCAGGGACGGGAGCACATAATAACCGATATGCATGATGCAGTGAAGGCATTTCAAGTGAAGCTGCGCTTATGGGAGACACAAATGCACCAATGCAACCTGTCTCACTTTCCCTGTTGCCAAGTAATACGGAACCAAGAAAGTGCCACAGTTTTCCCAAATGCCACCTTTGCTGAAAAACTCAGCGCGCTGCGCACTGAGTTCGCACGGCGCTTCAGTGactttgaggcacagaaaagtaactTCGAGCTGCTTCGCAACCCATTTGCAGTCGATGTGGAAACCGCACCTGTAGAAATGCAGATGGAGCTGATAGAACTGCAATGTAACGGGACACTGAAGGCAAAGTACGACACTGCGGGGCCAGCACAGTTCACTCGCTTCATTCCTGAAGCGATGCCGCAGCTCCGCCAACATGCGGCTCGAATCCTGTCCATGTTTGGCAGCACATATCTGTGCGAGCAGCTGTTCTCTgtgatgaaaattaacaaaacGTCACACAGGAGTCGCCTCACTGATGAACACCTGCAATCGATCCTGAGAATCTTCACAACACAGAACCTAACCCCAAACATAAACGAACTGTTGCAAAGAAAAGACTCCAAGTATCAGGCTCTGACTAAATAG